In one window of Desulfonatronospira thiodismutans ASO3-1 DNA:
- the dprA gene encoding DNA-processing protein DprA, with protein sequence MLKFSREDEIWACLALSKTRSLGCKTWQKILEVFRSPAQALANSSHWAEMGLVSSSQAGIFNSGQWKSEAQREFERIQSGQEQVLIWSDSEYPEHLRHIAGPPVLLYYLGDISLAKSPSLAVVGSRNSSAYGREMTSKICRELSEKGITIVSGFAEGIDREAHRAALSAPGSTVAVLGTGIDLIYPAINQDLWTHIRDHGLILSEFPRGTRPDAHNFPYRNRIISGLSLGVLVMQAEIKSGSMLTAGYALDHNREVFALPGQVNLPGFSGCNQLIRQGAILVRTAQDILEALQLGLKNHLQQENDNEMSAPVPAEPALPGDLTSEEKAVAGELINRERTHIDDLSQCLDLSPSSISRILVNLEIRGMVRREPGMYYKFVQN encoded by the coding sequence GTGCTCAAATTTTCCAGAGAAGACGAAATATGGGCCTGTCTGGCACTCTCCAAGACCAGAAGTCTGGGATGCAAGACCTGGCAGAAAATCCTGGAGGTTTTTCGCTCCCCGGCCCAGGCCCTGGCCAACAGCAGTCACTGGGCCGAGATGGGGCTGGTGAGTTCATCTCAGGCCGGCATCTTTAATTCCGGTCAGTGGAAGTCCGAGGCCCAGCGTGAGTTTGAACGTATCCAGTCCGGACAGGAACAGGTACTGATATGGTCTGACTCCGAATATCCCGAACATTTACGGCATATTGCCGGGCCTCCTGTTTTGCTGTATTATCTCGGTGATATCTCCTTAGCTAAAAGTCCTTCTCTGGCGGTAGTGGGTTCCAGAAACAGCTCTGCCTACGGCCGGGAAATGACATCGAAAATCTGCAGGGAGCTTTCAGAAAAAGGAATAACCATAGTCTCAGGATTCGCCGAAGGCATAGACCGCGAAGCTCACAGGGCGGCCCTGAGCGCTCCAGGCAGCACCGTAGCCGTGCTGGGCACCGGCATAGACCTTATCTACCCGGCCATCAACCAGGATCTGTGGACGCATATCAGGGACCACGGCCTGATACTTTCGGAATTTCCCAGGGGAACCAGGCCGGATGCGCATAATTTCCCCTATCGCAACCGCATCATCAGCGGGCTCTCCCTGGGGGTGCTGGTAATGCAGGCGGAAATAAAAAGCGGCAGCATGCTCACAGCCGGCTATGCCCTGGACCACAACAGGGAAGTCTTTGCCCTGCCCGGACAGGTGAATCTACCCGGTTTTAGCGGGTGCAATCAGCTTATCCGCCAGGGGGCCATACTGGTAAGAACCGCCCAGGACATCCTGGAGGCCCTTCAGCTTGGACTGAAAAACCACCTGCAGCAGGAAAATGATAATGAAATGTCTGCACCAGTTCCTGCTGAACCGGCTCTTCCCGGTGATCTGACCAGCGAAGAAAAGGCCGTTGCCGGGGAACTTATAAACCGGGAGCGCACGCACATAGATGACCTCTCACAGTGCCTGGATCTGAGCCCTTCCAGCATCAGCCGGATCCTGGTAAACCTTGAGATACGGGGCATGGTCAGAAGAGAGCCCGGGATGTACTATAAATTTGTTCAAAACTGA